From Myxocyprinus asiaticus isolate MX2 ecotype Aquarium Trade chromosome 10, UBuf_Myxa_2, whole genome shotgun sequence, the proteins below share one genomic window:
- the LOC127447445 gene encoding ADP-ribosylation factor-like protein 5A has protein sequence MGIIFTKLWRLFNHQEHKVIIVGLDNAGKTTILYQFSMNEVVHTSPTIGSNVEEIVVNNTHFLMWDIGGQESLRSSWNTYYTNTEFVIVVVDSTDRERISVTKEELYRMLAHEDLKKAGLLIFANKQDVKSCMTVAEISQSLQLTSVKDHQWHIQACCALTGEGLCQGLEWMMSRLRVR, from the exons agcaCAAAGTCATTATTGTTGGACTGGACAATGCAGGAAAGACCACCATCCTTTACCAGTT CTCTATGAATGAGGTGGTCCACACTTCACCAACTATAGGAAGCAATGTGGAAGAGATTGTGGTCAATAACACACATTTCCTTATGTGGGACATTGGAGGACAAGAATCACTGCGTTCCTCTTGGAACACTTATTACACTAATACAGAG TTTGTGATCGTGGTGGTGGACAGCACAGACAGAGAGCGAATCTCAGTGACCAAAGAGGAGCTCTACAGGATGTTAGCCCATGAA gaTCTGAAAAAAGCTGGTTTGTTGATTTTTGCCAACAAGCAAGATGTGAAGAGTTGTATGACTGTTGCTGAGATTTCCCAGAGTTTACAGCTTACCTCTGTCAAAGACCATCAGTGGCACATCCAGGCCTGTTGTGCACTCACTGGGGAGGG GCTCTGCCAGGGTCTAGAATGGATGATGTCACGGCTACGAGTAAGATGA